A window of Dorea formicigenerans contains these coding sequences:
- the saoE gene encoding efflux transporter SaoE, with amino-acid sequence MLAEFGGFLEKIIVSTWNMLNSSSPWIIFSFLVAGLLHEFLKPEKIQKTAIGSGKISGVFWTTISGMFIPICSCGTIPLGISMYYSGAYLGPTLAFMTSTPMINPIALLLAYGLLGKEIATIYLITGFVAPMVIGMIANKFAGNELHIGLRNKEIKQTTLETDEDEEDDSVSPEPLIQLEFEEPGFWDKIKSGMRWSFTELSVTICKYTVSGMLIAGLIFNVVPQSFIQDYLGQPGFVSLLGITVIAALMYVCAVGHIPFIAALVASGAAPGVAITFLMAGAGTNIPELLTISKMIGKRAMIMYFAMVVIISNIVGYLTNRLLMPGFTPVLDYNQTQHTISYANKMIISFPDWAQHISSVILICYAIYALYKYIKGKTTNKAAV; translated from the coding sequence ATGTTAGCTGAATTTGGGGGATTTTTGGAGAAGATTATAGTATCTACATGGAACATGCTGAACAGTTCTTCTCCCTGGATTATTTTTAGTTTTCTGGTTGCCGGATTATTACACGAATTTCTGAAGCCGGAAAAGATTCAGAAGACAGCCATTGGTTCCGGAAAGATCAGCGGTGTATTCTGGACAACCATATCAGGAATGTTTATTCCAATCTGCAGTTGTGGAACAATTCCACTTGGAATCAGTATGTATTACAGCGGGGCTTATCTTGGACCAACGCTGGCATTCATGACCAGCACGCCGATGATTAATCCGATTGCATTACTTCTGGCATATGGTCTTCTTGGAAAAGAGATTGCTACGATTTATCTGATTACAGGATTCGTGGCACCGATGGTCATCGGTATGATAGCCAATAAGTTTGCCGGAAATGAATTACATATTGGTTTGAGGAATAAGGAAATAAAACAGACCACATTAGAGACTGATGAAGATGAGGAAGACGACTCTGTAAGTCCGGAGCCATTGATTCAGCTTGAGTTTGAGGAGCCGGGCTTTTGGGACAAGATTAAATCCGGAATGCGCTGGTCCTTTACAGAATTAAGTGTAACAATCTGTAAATATACCGTATCAGGAATGCTAATCGCGGGGCTGATATTCAATGTCGTACCGCAGTCATTTATTCAGGATTATCTTGGACAGCCTGGATTTGTATCACTACTTGGAATTACCGTGATTGCTGCACTTATGTATGTATGTGCAGTGGGACATATTCCGTTTATTGCGGCACTTGTTGCCAGCGGAGCGGCACCTGGAGTTGCAATTACATTTTTAATGGCAGGTGCAGGAACGAATATTCCGGAACTTCTGACAATCAGCAAAATGATCGGGAAACGTGCTATGATCATGTACTTTGCGATGGTTGTTATAATTTCTAATATAGTTGGATATTTGACAAATCGCCTTTTGATGCCGGGATTTACGCCAGTGCTGGATTATAACCAGACACAGCACACGATTTCGTATGCAAATAAGATGATTATTAGTTTCCCGGACTGGGCACAGCATATCAGCAGTGTGATTCTGATCTGCTATGCAATATATGCACTGTATAAATATATCAAAGGCAAGACTACAAATAAGGCAGCGGTATAG
- the saoL gene encoding MerB-like organometallic lyase SaoL — MLDNNIQNNTQNENEKVVQNGIQNVHQKFTARQNELRLYIINFTIDNKRPYNLESDKEVTFQVLQMDEQEYEEIIQCLIDKDGMVVDEETKNVNFIYPVSSLETNHRVTLADGREFTAMCAIDAMGAAFTFHQDTEVHSVCAMCEEPVYVKIVDGKVADYAPKTLHALTFPLGELANWAGSCUNVMNFFCSSAEFDAYVTEMELDPNDVIKADIDRALIEAKATFEV; from the coding sequence ATGTTAGACAATAATATACAGAATAATACACAGAACGAGAATGAAAAGGTAGTTCAGAACGGAATACAGAATGTACATCAGAAATTTACTGCAAGACAGAATGAGTTAAGATTATATATCATTAATTTTACCATTGATAATAAACGTCCATATAATCTGGAGAGCGATAAAGAAGTTACATTTCAGGTACTTCAGATGGATGAGCAGGAATATGAAGAGATTATTCAGTGCCTGATTGATAAAGATGGAATGGTCGTTGATGAGGAAACAAAAAATGTAAACTTTATTTATCCGGTATCATCACTGGAGACGAATCACCGTGTAACTTTGGCGGATGGCCGTGAATTTACAGCGATGTGTGCGATTGACGCTATGGGAGCAGCATTTACATTTCATCAGGACACAGAAGTGCATTCAGTATGTGCAATGTGTGAAGAGCCTGTCTATGTAAAGATTGTAGATGGAAAGGTAGCAGACTATGCACCGAAGACTCTGCATGCCCTTACATTTCCATTAGGGGAACTTGCAAACTGGGCAGGATCATGCTGAAACGTTATGAATTTCTTCTGCAGTTCTGCAGAATTCGATGCGTATGTTACAGAAATGGAGCTGGATCCGAATGATGTGATCAAGGCGGATATTGACCGGGCACTGATTGAGGCAAAAGCAACATTTGAAGTATAA
- the saoT gene encoding thioredoxin-like (seleno)protein SaoT, which yields MEKPSIEYISACAUCEVFEGLVQALEKEYEGKVHVKIYKAGKDFDYIPKYGAVTKSMVVINEKKAVTKLTKPAIRKAFEEALKTC from the coding sequence ATGGAAAAGCCATCAATTGAATACATTAGTGCCTGTGCTTGATGCGAAGTATTTGAAGGCTTGGTTCAAGCCTTGGAGAAGGAGTATGAAGGCAAAGTCCATGTAAAGATTTACAAAGCGGGGAAAGACTTTGACTATATTCCGAAATACGGTGCAGTTACAAAAAGCATGGTAGTAATTAATGAAAAGAAAGCAGTCACAAAGCTGACGAAACCAGCGATACGAAAAGCATTTGAGGAGGCATTAAAGACATGTTAG
- the saoB gene encoding ABC transporter substrate-binding (seleno)protein SaoB, with amino-acid sequence MKIDRVIGIIGGVFILAGIGAALFLPAEKKWNKDADIRVGSGADISGVLMEETLQEINKKYKVSTSTESSSFQDCCSNTAQWALNAKEINIGFYCPHIAKHTIENNEDVEIYGPVLMNGETIVHKKDWADVKNVGITQGRQQEKALAKAAYPQIEEFDEITQKGILYAMEDEQVDAAVLDITKAAEVSDIPTMPLSDNDYISYVLIVDKEFEQTEAFRNFIESYNKAVEKLNDPFYLAEKLKVSKEWVEEKQIKFLPLEAKN; translated from the coding sequence ATGAAAATTGATAGAGTGATAGGTATCATTGGCGGAGTATTTATACTGGCAGGTATTGGCGCGGCACTGTTTCTGCCCGCGGAGAAGAAATGGAATAAAGATGCAGATATCCGTGTAGGATCCGGAGCAGATATATCCGGTGTGCTCATGGAGGAGACATTACAGGAAATAAATAAGAAATATAAAGTTTCCACTTCCACGGAGAGTTCATCTTTTCAGGACTGTTGCAGCAATACTGCTCAGTGGGCGCTCAACGCCAAAGAGATTAATATAGGCTTTTATTGCCCGCATATTGCAAAACATACTATTGAAAATAATGAAGATGTGGAAATCTACGGTCCAGTTCTCATGAATGGAGAGACTATTGTTCATAAAAAAGACTGGGCAGATGTAAAAAATGTAGGAATTACGCAGGGCAGACAGCAGGAAAAAGCACTTGCAAAGGCTGCATATCCTCAGATTGAAGAATTTGATGAGATTACACAGAAAGGTATTCTGTATGCCATGGAAGATGAGCAGGTAGATGCGGCAGTTCTGGATATTACAAAGGCGGCAGAAGTCAGCGATATTCCGACGATGCCTCTTTCAGATAACGACTACATTTCTTATGTATTGATCGTAGATAAGGAATTTGAACAGACGGAAGCATTTCGTAATTTTATAGAAAGCTATAATAAAGCAGTTGAAAAATTGAATGACCCGTTTTACCTGGCTGAAAAATTAAAGGTAAGTAAAGAATGGGTCGAAGAGAAACAGATAAAATTTTTACCATTGGAAGCAAAAAACTAG
- a CDS encoding DUF3343 domain-containing protein, translated as MTTHKEFYYILTFNTTTDAMCADKCAKENTNGIRAALMPLPQEFKSGCGFALRFLDDNLEAILKFCKTSPFNGKLFKMHTKRINGHHPIDPVSLTSFDFSE; from the coding sequence ATGACTACTCATAAAGAGTTTTATTATATTCTGACTTTCAATACAACTACAGATGCTATGTGTGCAGACAAATGCGCGAAAGAAAACACAAACGGCATTCGCGCTGCACTGATGCCGCTTCCTCAGGAATTTAAAAGCGGCTGCGGCTTTGCACTTCGTTTCCTGGACGATAATTTGGAGGCAATTCTAAAATTCTGTAAGACCTCCCCATTTAATGGAAAACTTTTTAAAATGCATACAAAAAGGATCAACGGTCATCATCCCATTGATCCTGTTTCTCTTACCTCTTTTGACTTTTCTGAATAA
- the saoD gene encoding DsrE-related protein SaoD: protein MKVAYLFESEHAREILENMIIPQLEEDRHGVEVAGMMFFFDNAYMLVEGSDIAARLQALSEKTGMLLMACDRCCYQRDIADKLIAPAGIGCFPNVYAALAPAGVDQVITL from the coding sequence ATGAAAGTAGCTTATTTATTTGAGTCAGAGCACGCAAGGGAGATTTTGGAGAATATGATTATTCCGCAGCTTGAGGAGGATCGTCACGGAGTAGAGGTTGCAGGAATGATGTTCTTCTTCGATAATGCATATATGCTTGTTGAGGGATCAGATATTGCTGCAAGACTTCAGGCATTGAGCGAGAAGACAGGGATGCTTCTTATGGCATGCGACAGATGCTGTTATCAGAGAGATATCGCTGACAAGCTGATCGCACCTGCAGGAATCGGATGCTTCCCGAATGTATATGCAGCACTGGCACCGGCTGGAGTTGATCAGGTAATTACACTGTAA
- the saoA gene encoding ABC transporter ATP-binding protein SaoA, translating into MSISVQGISKNFKGRRKGESDNQVLKDVSFEIEEGQFVCLLGPSGCGKTTTLTIVAGFQKPTEGIIEVNGNVVTKPGPDRAFMFQNYALFPWLKVGENIEYPMKKMKVPKEERQKKLKELLEMAQLTKYENYYIHEISGGMKQRVALLRALACDPKVLLMDEPLGAVDFQMRQLLQRQLEDILGQKKTTSLMVTHDVDESVYLSDRVIVMSRDHGKILEDLKIDLPRPRDRTNPQYHAYVDQLTEILKSALSGGVYTQEDKDIMEFIQGVESAKKPAGDTAGATA; encoded by the coding sequence ATGTCAATTTCAGTACAGGGAATATCAAAAAATTTTAAAGGAAGAAGAAAAGGTGAGTCTGACAATCAGGTGTTAAAAGATGTTTCTTTTGAAATAGAAGAAGGGCAGTTCGTATGCCTGTTGGGACCGTCTGGCTGTGGCAAGACAACAACACTTACAATTGTTGCAGGATTCCAGAAACCGACAGAAGGAATTATTGAAGTGAATGGGAATGTAGTTACAAAACCGGGACCGGACCGTGCGTTTATGTTTCAGAATTATGCACTGTTCCCATGGTTAAAAGTCGGTGAGAATATCGAATATCCGATGAAGAAGATGAAGGTGCCAAAAGAAGAGAGACAGAAGAAGTTAAAAGAGCTTCTGGAGATGGCACAGCTTACAAAATATGAGAATTATTATATTCATGAGATTTCAGGAGGTATGAAACAGAGAGTTGCACTTCTTCGTGCTCTTGCATGTGATCCGAAAGTGCTTCTCATGGATGAACCGCTTGGAGCGGTTGACTTTCAGATGCGTCAGCTTCTTCAGAGACAGCTTGAGGATATTCTTGGACAGAAAAAGACAACATCACTGATGGTAACCCACGATGTAGATGAGTCCGTATATTTAAGTGACCGCGTCATCGTAATGTCCAGAGACCATGGTAAAATCCTTGAGGATTTAAAGATTGATCTTCCAAGACCGAGAGACCGCACAAATCCACAGTATCACGCATATGTGGATCAATTAACAGAGATTCTGAAGTCTGCACTGAGTGGTGGTGTCTATACACAGGAAGACAAAGACATTATGGAGTTTATCCAGGGGGTTGAGAGTGCGAAGAAGCCGGCAGGAGATACAGCAGGAGCGACAGCTTAA
- a CDS encoding MBG domain-containing protein, protein MKRKVCESLFAVTLALTVAVTNIPVTAFATEINQSARQEQMTESVQTENQGQQSDSLQENHGAQNETNSENGQNSTDNPAGAEQNSGEGDNPAGTDLKKDNQFEGNNFQKVDNQENSGVAEEISRQQNTDDNQQNAQVSEQAAMLSSDETQWNWHKGEITQNELKKLLGDSWPYAGTYRWSKDRENWNKTSAYGNPVYTFDTGTYYFQKETVTWTGGIQWNDIGTKEIHAYYNMGINIYGSSEGVVYNSENLAVPLNSTFQVYDNKYKFTVKNIENYEIKVTATGGSQGERKLTPDANGMYEVIFDDDVTVKVEYIATNYVNVKIGQTENAEVYINDTLIENEDTRVNLNENFQIKIIPQKGYAIEGVTVDQASVSDLSFEKYAASFSWYSGETNQATITISPKVVKEVLALKENVIVSYHKGMNVERLKNNIFNTVVNKENTIPNNISIDDVEIQYQSGLGWQELDYKPIVGVFAHEFGNNDTEKIRISYKGNSQYAPLEAETTVSISDERIETQVVIQEGITIQYNTEDVMKQELLQYITVQDKDGNTLPVDKSELTLSYNRIVGQQELTVSYAGDDDYKDSVATATITITKGDATVSVNSQKITYGESFEAPIFTASPEEAKAIGLIVGITASGEKYASIDLSEVTVNDIAGTNIPIYGKKSVQEVMRSLGMTSIKVGQLPELFEKIQGIIGSESDIAGVINGIEKVINILEKIVPGINDVTIHIGELPTEAGVYTAAGVTVNSNYNTAIGVGTLVIAQKKTNAKLSFNQNIENKHNRLTAAEAESFDFGGHIEVDGNAVGDTPGIRTNFVGKTATGEIVSGTEAFKEEGEYIETISIIGGNYLAIPIVRTYTIGEAKNTIQFEKKIVYASYDGNEHGMTAYAYNEDGDKLGEAALEYQNILQTSTNVSPVENSSAPIDAGMYRVVAIYDNAESEVGTLVITKAVAQGNVTVGNAETTYGQKLNLNSVIIQTKNIAQRDIAAIQDTIACAGSDEAIGSHAITVTVPESVSRNYLRTIKVNKGTHTIISKEVTITADSCKAQYGNTFPEFTYQISGVSDKENLGDISVVKREDGNHVGTYTLDVQVANQNSNYKYNLESGTLTIKKRAITVAIDKKQKVKGQKDPALTYTVEGDGLVEGDSLGIYLSRKSGEKVGLYDIYMDTSNLNKDYELASEPSGKDKFEIVENKAGLTNQKNDSGKSKTNGTQVKSVKKQPGTVWDRIKTGDNNKPVGYFIAVLISLAAIIMIISARFQRKK, encoded by the coding sequence ATGAAGCGAAAAGTATGCGAAAGTTTATTTGCAGTCACATTGGCGCTGACTGTTGCTGTGACGAATATTCCGGTCACGGCATTTGCGACAGAGATAAATCAGTCTGCGAGACAGGAACAGATGACTGAGAGTGTACAGACAGAAAATCAGGGACAGCAGTCGGATAGCTTGCAGGAAAATCATGGGGCGCAGAACGAAACGAATTCTGAAAATGGACAAAATAGTACGGATAATCCGGCAGGTGCTGAACAAAATTCTGGCGAAGGAGACAATCCAGCAGGGACAGATTTAAAGAAAGATAACCAGTTTGAAGGAAACAATTTTCAGAAAGTAGACAATCAAGAGAATAGTGGTGTAGCAGAAGAAATTTCCAGACAGCAGAATACGGATGACAATCAGCAGAATGCACAGGTGAGTGAGCAGGCAGCGATGCTGAGTAGTGATGAAACTCAATGGAATTGGCATAAGGGTGAGATTACACAAAATGAGCTAAAAAAGCTGTTAGGAGATAGTTGGCCATATGCTGGAACTTATCGTTGGAGTAAAGATAGAGAAAATTGGAACAAGACAAGTGCCTATGGAAATCCAGTATATACATTTGATACAGGAACATATTATTTTCAGAAAGAAACAGTTACTTGGACTGGTGGTATCCAATGGAATGATATAGGCACAAAAGAAATTCATGCATATTATAATATGGGAATCAATATCTATGGTTCTTCAGAAGGTGTCGTTTATAACAGTGAAAATCTGGCAGTGCCATTAAACAGCACTTTTCAAGTTTATGATAATAAGTATAAATTCACAGTCAAAAATATAGAAAACTATGAGATAAAAGTAACAGCTACAGGTGGAAGTCAAGGAGAACGAAAGTTAACTCCGGACGCTAACGGAATGTATGAGGTTATATTTGATGATGATGTCACTGTAAAAGTTGAATACATTGCTACAAATTATGTTAATGTAAAGATAGGGCAGACAGAAAATGCAGAGGTATATATTAATGACACACTTATAGAAAATGAAGATACAAGAGTAAATCTCAATGAAAATTTTCAGATCAAGATTATACCTCAAAAGGGCTATGCGATTGAAGGTGTAACTGTGGATCAAGCCAGTGTTTCCGATTTAAGCTTTGAGAAGTATGCAGCATCTTTTTCATGGTATTCAGGTGAGACGAATCAAGCTACTATTACTATCAGCCCAAAAGTTGTAAAAGAAGTACTTGCTCTTAAAGAAAATGTAATAGTTTCTTATCATAAAGGAATGAATGTTGAACGTTTGAAGAACAACATTTTTAATACTGTTGTTAATAAAGAAAATACAATTCCCAACAATATTTCAATTGATGATGTTGAAATTCAGTATCAAAGTGGTCTTGGCTGGCAAGAGTTAGATTATAAACCAATTGTGGGAGTTTTTGCACATGAGTTTGGAAATAATGATACTGAAAAAATCCGCATCAGTTATAAAGGAAATTCACAGTATGCTCCATTAGAGGCAGAAACAACCGTGAGCATTTCCGATGAGCGAATTGAGACACAGGTGGTCATTCAGGAAGGTATCACAATTCAGTACAACACAGAAGATGTGATGAAACAGGAATTACTTCAGTATATTACAGTTCAGGACAAAGATGGAAATACATTGCCGGTTGATAAGAGTGAACTGACACTCAGCTATAACCGGATCGTGGGACAGCAGGAGTTGACAGTGTCTTATGCGGGTGATGATGATTATAAAGATTCTGTGGCAACGGCAACAATTACAATTACAAAAGGTGATGCGACAGTATCTGTAAATTCCCAGAAGATTACTTACGGTGAAAGTTTTGAAGCACCAATATTTACAGCTTCACCAGAAGAAGCAAAAGCAATTGGGCTGATTGTTGGAATTACGGCATCTGGTGAAAAATATGCCAGCATAGATTTGTCCGAGGTGACGGTTAATGATATTGCAGGAACGAATATTCCGATATATGGAAAGAAATCTGTACAAGAGGTAATGAGAAGTTTGGGAATGACTTCGATTAAAGTTGGACAGTTACCGGAATTGTTTGAAAAAATTCAAGGTATTATTGGTTCTGAAAGCGATATAGCAGGAGTGATCAATGGAATTGAAAAAGTAATCAATATTCTTGAGAAGATTGTTCCTGGAATAAATGATGTTACAATTCATATCGGTGAACTTCCAACAGAGGCTGGAGTATACACAGCAGCTGGTGTGACAGTCAACAGTAATTATAATACAGCCATTGGTGTTGGCACACTTGTAATTGCACAGAAAAAGACAAATGCAAAACTTTCATTTAATCAAAATATTGAAAATAAACACAACCGTTTAACAGCAGCAGAGGCAGAAAGCTTTGATTTTGGTGGTCATATTGAAGTAGATGGAAATGCTGTGGGAGATACACCTGGAATTAGAACTAATTTTGTTGGTAAGACCGCAACAGGTGAAATTGTGTCTGGAACGGAAGCTTTTAAAGAAGAGGGAGAATATATTGAAACAATCTCTATTATCGGCGGTAACTATTTGGCAATACCAATTGTAAGAACTTATACGATTGGTGAAGCGAAAAATACAATTCAGTTCGAAAAAAAGATCGTATATGCAAGTTATGATGGAAATGAACACGGCATGACTGCTTACGCATACAATGAGGACGGAGATAAGCTTGGAGAAGCAGCGCTGGAATACCAGAACATTTTACAGACTTCAACGAATGTATCTCCGGTAGAGAATTCAAGTGCTCCAATAGATGCAGGAATGTACCGGGTAGTAGCAATCTATGATAATGCAGAATCAGAAGTTGGAACACTGGTTATCACAAAAGCAGTTGCCCAGGGGAATGTGACAGTCGGAAACGCAGAGACTACTTATGGACAGAAATTGAATTTGAACAGTGTGATTATTCAGACAAAGAATATAGCACAGAGAGATATCGCTGCAATACAGGATACAATCGCATGTGCCGGAAGTGATGAAGCAATTGGTTCTCATGCTATTACAGTAACTGTTCCGGAATCTGTATCCAGAAACTATCTGCGTACAATCAAGGTCAATAAAGGAACACATACAATTATTTCAAAAGAAGTTACAATTACAGCGGATTCTTGTAAAGCACAGTACGGCAATACATTTCCGGAGTTTACTTATCAAATATCCGGAGTCAGTGATAAGGAGAACCTTGGAGACATTTCCGTTGTGAAACGCGAAGATGGTAATCATGTTGGAACTTATACATTAGATGTGCAGGTGGCAAACCAGAATTCAAATTATAAGTATAATCTGGAATCAGGAACACTTACAATTAAGAAGCGTGCAATTACTGTGGCGATTGATAAGAAACAGAAAGTGAAAGGTCAGAAAGATCCGGCGCTGACTTATACAGTAGAAGGAGACGGATTAGTCGAAGGTGATTCACTTGGAATTTATCTGAGCCGTAAATCAGGTGAAAAAGTCGGACTTTACGACATTTACATGGACACTTCTAATCTGAATAAAGATTATGAATTAGCATCTGAACCAAGTGGAAAGGATAAGTTCGAGATTGTAGAGAACAAGGCGGGATTGACGAATCAGAAAAATGATTCTGGAAAATCTAAAACGAATGGAACTCAGGTAAAAAGTGTAAAGAAACAGCCGGGAACTGTATGGGATAGAATCAAAACCGGAGATAACAATAAGCCGGTTGGATATTTCATAGCAGTATTGATTTCACTTGCAGCAATCATTATGATAATCAGTGCCAGATTTCAGCGCAAGAAATAA
- the leuS gene encoding leucine--tRNA ligase — MSKIPYNHKAIEKKWRDKWEENPVNVQFDENGKKKEKYYCLDMFPYPSGNGLHVGHWRGYVISDVWSRYKLQQGYYIIHPMGWDAFGLPAENYAIKMGVHPEISTAANIKNIKRQINEIAALYDWDREVNTTDPNFYKWTQWIFVKMFKEGLAYEKEFPINWCPSCKTGLANEEVVGGKCERCGAEVTKKNLRQWMLRITKYADRLLNDLDKLDWPEKVKKMQADWIGKSYGAEVDFPVEGRDEKITVYTTRPDTLHGATFMVLAPEHELAKSLATDETRDAVEKYIYDASMKSNVDRMQDKEKTGVFTGTYAINPLNGAKVPIWLSDYVLADYGTGAIMCVPAHDDRDFEFATKFNIPIIQVIAKDGKEIENMTEAYTEAVGTMINSGEWNGMESAVLKKEAPHIIEERGIGRATVNYKLRDWVFSRQRYWGEPIPIVHCPKCGNVPVPEEELPLRLPEVESYEPTGTGESPLAAIDEWVNCKCPQCGADAKRETNTMPQWAGSSWYFLRYVDNHNDKELVSREKADEMLPVDMYIGGVEHAVLHLLYSRFYTKFLNDIGVIDFDEPFHKLFNQGMITGKNGIKMSKSKGNVVSPDDLVRDYGCDSLRMYELFVGPPELDAEWDDRGIDGVNRFLKRLWNLVMDSKDSDVKASKEMIKERHKLVYDVTTRLESFSLNTVISAFMEHNNKLIEIAKKEGGIDKETLSTVAVLLSPFAPHVAEELWEQLGHEGSVFKAGWPTYDENEMKDDEIQVPVQINGKTKAVISVPTDISKDDAIAAGKEAIADKLTGNIVKEIYVPKKIINIVMK; from the coding sequence ATGTCTAAGATACCTTACAATCATAAGGCGATCGAGAAAAAGTGGCGTGACAAATGGGAAGAGAATCCGGTCAATGTCCAGTTTGATGAGAATGGAAAGAAAAAAGAAAAATATTACTGCCTGGATATGTTTCCATATCCTTCAGGTAACGGACTTCATGTAGGTCATTGGAGAGGATATGTAATCTCTGATGTATGGAGCAGATATAAATTACAGCAGGGCTATTATATCATTCATCCAATGGGCTGGGATGCATTCGGACTTCCGGCAGAGAACTACGCAATTAAGATGGGAGTTCACCCGGAGATTTCAACAGCAGCTAATATTAAAAATATTAAGCGTCAGATCAATGAAATCGCAGCTCTTTATGACTGGGATCGTGAGGTCAACACAACAGATCCAAACTTCTACAAGTGGACACAGTGGATTTTTGTAAAGATGTTCAAAGAAGGACTTGCTTATGAGAAAGAGTTCCCAATCAACTGGTGCCCATCCTGTAAGACAGGTCTTGCCAATGAAGAGGTCGTAGGCGGAAAATGTGAGCGTTGTGGAGCTGAAGTTACAAAGAAGAATCTTCGTCAGTGGATGCTTCGTATCACAAAATATGCAGACAGACTTCTAAATGATCTGGACAAGCTTGACTGGCCTGAGAAAGTTAAGAAGATGCAGGCTGACTGGATCGGAAAATCTTACGGTGCAGAGGTAGATTTCCCGGTAGAAGGAAGAGATGAGAAGATTACAGTTTATACAACAAGACCAGATACACTTCACGGAGCAACATTTATGGTACTGGCTCCGGAGCATGAACTTGCTAAGAGCCTTGCAACAGACGAGACAAGAGATGCAGTAGAAAAATACATTTACGATGCATCTATGAAATCTAACGTTGACCGTATGCAGGATAAAGAAAAGACAGGTGTATTTACAGGAACATATGCAATCAACCCGTTAAATGGAGCAAAAGTTCCAATTTGGTTATCTGATTATGTACTGGCTGATTACGGTACAGGAGCTATTATGTGTGTACCTGCTCATGACGATCGTGACTTCGAGTTTGCAACAAAATTCAATATCCCAATCATTCAGGTTATTGCAAAAGATGGTAAAGAGATTGAGAATATGACAGAGGCTTATACTGAAGCTGTCGGAACAATGATCAATTCCGGTGAGTGGAATGGTATGGAGTCTGCCGTACTGAAAAAAGAGGCACCACATATTATCGAGGAGAGAGGAATCGGACGCGCAACCGTAAACTACAAGCTGCGTGACTGGGTATTCTCACGTCAGAGATACTGGGGAGAGCCAATTCCGATCGTTCATTGTCCGAAGTGTGGAAATGTTCCGGTACCGGAAGAAGAATTGCCACTTCGTCTGCCAGAGGTAGAATCCTATGAGCCGACAGGAACTGGTGAATCACCGCTTGCTGCAATCGATGAGTGGGTAAACTGTAAGTGTCCACAGTGCGGTGCTGACGCTAAGAGAGAGACAAATACAATGCCACAGTGGGCAGGATCATCATGGTATTTCCTGCGTTATGTGGATAACCATAATGACAAAGAACTGGTTTCCAGAGAAAAAGCAGATGAGATGCTTCCGGTAGATATGTACATCGGTGGAGTAGAGCATGCCGTTCTTCACCTTCTGTATTCCAGATTCTATACAAAATTCCTGAACGACATCGGAGTCATTGACTTTGACGAACCATTTCACAAACTGTTCAACCAGGGAATGATTACAGGAAAGAACGGAATCAAGATGAGTAAATCTAAGGGAAATGTTGTATCACCGGATGATCTTGTAAGAGATTATGGATGCGATTCCCTGAGAATGTATGAGCTTTTCGTAGGACCACCGGAGTTAGACGCAGAGTGGGATGACCGTGGAATTGACGGAGTAAACCGTTTCCTGAAACGTCTGTGGAATCTTGTTATGGACAGCAAAGATTCAGATGTAAAAGCTTCGAAAGAGATGATCAAAGAGCGTCATAAACTTGTCTATGATGTAACAACACGTCTGGAGAGCTTCAGCTTGAATACAGTCATCTCTGCATTCATGGAGCACAACAATAAGCTCATCGAGATTGCTAAGAAAGAAGGCGGAATTGACAAAGAGACACTGTCAACAGTTGCAGTACTGCTTTCCCCATTTGCACCTCATGTAGCAGAGGAACTCTGGGAGCAGTTAGGACACGAAGGCAGCGTATTCAAAGCCGGATGGCCGACATACGATGAGAATGAGATGAAAGACGATGAAATCCAGGTACCTGTACAGATCAACGGTAAGACAAAAGCTGTCATCTCAGTACCAACAGACATTTCCAAAGACGATGCAATTGCAGCAGGAAAAGAAGCAATCGCAGATAAACTGACAGGAAATATCGTAAAAGAAATCTACGTTCCGAAGAAGATTATTAATATTGTAATGAAATAA